The Bradyrhizobium ottawaense genome window below encodes:
- a CDS encoding VCBS domain-containing protein, producing the protein MLVASGIQVDSGAAMALPVELIGHIHRVIGCCALTRASCVATQAVAGAPIYRGDVLETDADGQITICFIDGTFFNIACSTHVVLSEFVFDVEGMPPAALFDVTRGSFSFVPGRLAETGALQLNTPIAGIRARGHAGGFGMLTLAALTFSAAQHAEAADPDVTFLDDDSITYKDLAHGAFELVTKERVPRRIIVEDPGETIVIKKVGSTISVNHVANTAARMEELRAAQQDVLANLGEQGPRGSSTPFFVKPQPLQPINFIQPDAPTLQILPTTLPLITFALLDPVPPTLSTGAGPIELDTVVFDTFTATTGTFSASSTSGGGNLTFGIIGASAGSTVLDGVTYDLSKTSSYGILYVNSTSGAYTFVPDNAAINALKAPTTDGFVITVSDGLTSVTQTFTITINGVNDAAIISGTTTGSIIEAGGIANGTPGTPLATGTLTDIDVDDPPNTFTAVSSPTASAGGYGTFTMTAAGVWTYTLDNANLAVQALNAGETLTDSFTVTSIGGTPQVVTITIHGTSDAAIISGATTGDVIEAGDVANANPGTPTATGTLTDADVDTTANAFTAVGSPTVSAAGYGTFTMTAAGVWTYTLDNANGAVQGLNTGETLTDTFTVTTLDGTAQVVTITIHGANDAAVVSGTTTASVTEAGGVANATPGSPSTTGTLFASDVDNPSNTFSAVSSPKASTNGYGTFTITAAGVWTYTLDNASGAVQALNVGGTLTDSFTVNALDGTPQVVTITIQGSNDAALISGTTTGSVTEAGTFSPGIPVTTGTLTDTDVDNAPNTFTAVSSPAASDGGYGTFTMTAAGVWTYTLDNNNTVVQALEAGETLTDTFSITAIDGTTQTVTVAIHGASDADPNDFDNLATGSAVISDPPNVYGTPGSETIAGGGNTGQIIYAGASSDTVNGTGKADVLYGGSGNDTIKGNDGDDTIYGGSGSDTINGNNGADTITGGFGADQLTGSNGNDRFAYLFVADSNASQFDTITDFASGADKIDLTAMGALGFAILALSSTSTAVPAHTIAWLYDSAANETIVYVNSTDQTLHVGDSSLLEIHLQGIATIDASDFITAPAAAPVTAAAGELLDPIATSQGDATAVMTITSEGLSESGSGDGTLLAAGSSTIQSTEATTSLDSNWDQIGQTGYSSLSSSDEVQTLATETPRGDAATPSAGGLSVIVQHVVPLTEASFVFTNPAGLDAASLAGKNGAIAASGQVPDIAMLNFAHGAAGQHAGSGLALGSDAGNDGVSSPRGAAQAAHSHEAADTSLNPSLLKSSTGGANHSLSSGADQHNPSGGASGSKPADPQQLGDSFQFRDDASQGSLHSAMLDQLSDFVGHHGHAGEFHGSEPAFMPETSPSDVDPPFSAGTVHGHVSHDLIV; encoded by the coding sequence ATGTTAGTTGCATCCGGCATCCAGGTTGACAGCGGGGCCGCCATGGCCCTGCCCGTCGAACTCATCGGCCATATTCATAGAGTGATCGGTTGCTGTGCGCTTACGCGAGCGAGCTGCGTCGCCACACAGGCCGTAGCTGGTGCGCCCATCTACCGGGGCGACGTGCTGGAGACCGACGCCGACGGGCAGATCACAATCTGCTTCATCGACGGTACTTTCTTCAACATCGCCTGCAGCACTCACGTTGTGCTGAGCGAGTTTGTCTTCGACGTCGAAGGCATGCCACCTGCAGCCTTGTTCGACGTGACCCGAGGGAGCTTCAGTTTCGTACCGGGCCGGCTGGCGGAAACCGGGGCGCTCCAGCTGAATACGCCCATTGCAGGCATTCGCGCCCGGGGCCACGCGGGCGGTTTCGGGATGCTGACACTTGCAGCATTGACCTTCTCGGCCGCGCAGCATGCCGAGGCCGCGGACCCGGATGTCACATTCCTGGATGACGACTCCATTACCTACAAGGACCTTGCGCACGGCGCATTTGAGCTCGTGACCAAGGAGCGGGTCCCGCGACGCATCATCGTCGAAGATCCCGGCGAGACGATCGTCATCAAGAAGGTGGGATCCACCATCAGCGTCAATCACGTCGCGAACACGGCGGCTCGCATGGAGGAGTTGCGCGCCGCCCAACAGGATGTGCTCGCCAATCTAGGAGAACAAGGGCCCCGTGGCTCGAGCACGCCTTTCTTCGTCAAACCCCAGCCACTGCAGCCGATCAATTTCATTCAGCCGGATGCGCCCACGCTGCAGATCTTGCCGACGACGTTGCCACTCATCACTTTCGCGCTCTTGGACCCTGTACCGCCGACTCTCAGCACCGGGGCTGGGCCAATCGAGCTCGATACGGTCGTGTTTGACACATTCACGGCGACGACGGGAACCTTCAGTGCCAGTAGCACCAGCGGCGGCGGCAATCTGACCTTCGGCATCATCGGGGCCAGCGCCGGCAGTACGGTTCTGGATGGAGTGACGTACGATCTGTCGAAGACAAGTTCCTACGGGATTCTCTACGTCAACAGCACGAGCGGCGCTTATACGTTCGTGCCCGACAATGCCGCAATCAACGCGCTGAAGGCGCCTACGACCGACGGTTTCGTTATCACCGTCTCCGACGGACTCACCTCCGTCACCCAGACCTTCACGATCACCATCAACGGTGTCAATGACGCTGCAATCATCTCCGGCACCACGACCGGTTCGATCATCGAGGCTGGCGGCATCGCCAACGGAACGCCCGGCACGCCGCTTGCGACCGGCACCCTCACCGACATCGATGTCGACGATCCGCCCAATACGTTCACCGCCGTGAGTTCGCCAACCGCGAGCGCCGGTGGCTATGGCACCTTCACGATGACGGCGGCCGGCGTGTGGACCTACACCTTGGACAATGCCAACCTCGCAGTGCAGGCACTCAATGCCGGCGAGACGCTGACCGACAGCTTTACGGTGACCTCGATCGGAGGCACCCCACAGGTGGTGACGATCACCATCCACGGGACCAGTGACGCTGCGATCATTTCCGGCGCGACGACCGGCGACGTGATCGAGGCTGGCGACGTCGCCAACGCAAACCCCGGCACACCCACCGCGACCGGCACCCTCACCGACGCCGACGTCGACACGACCGCCAATGCTTTCACGGCCGTCGGATCGCCGACGGTGAGCGCCGCCGGCTATGGCACCTTCACCATGACGGCAGCGGGCGTGTGGACCTACACGCTCGACAATGCCAACGGCGCGGTGCAGGGGCTCAATACCGGCGAGACACTGACCGACACGTTCACAGTGACCACTCTGGACGGAACGGCCCAAGTGGTAACGATCACCATCCATGGCGCCAACGATGCGGCCGTCGTTTCCGGCACCACGACCGCCTCGGTGACCGAGGCCGGAGGCGTTGCCAACGCGACACCCGGCAGCCCGAGCACAACGGGCACGCTCTTTGCCTCCGACGTCGACAATCCGTCCAATACCTTCAGCGCGGTGAGTTCGCCCAAGGCAAGCACGAATGGTTATGGCACCTTTACGATAACCGCCGCCGGCGTGTGGACCTACACCTTGGACAACGCCAGCGGCGCGGTGCAGGCGCTCAATGTCGGCGGCACGCTCACCGACAGTTTCACCGTCAACGCCCTCGACGGTACGCCGCAGGTGGTGACGATCACCATTCAGGGCAGCAACGACGCCGCCCTTATTTCCGGCACCACGACCGGCTCAGTGACAGAGGCAGGAACTTTCTCGCCCGGCATTCCCGTCACGACCGGCACGCTCACCGATACGGACGTCGACAACGCTCCGAACACGTTCACCGCAGTCTCTTCGCCGGCTGCTAGCGACGGCGGATACGGCACCTTCACGATGACCGCAGCCGGCGTATGGACTTACACCCTCGATAACAACAACACCGTGGTTCAGGCGCTCGAGGCCGGCGAAACCCTGACGGACACCTTCTCGATAACTGCCATCGACGGTACGACGCAGACGGTGACCGTCGCCATTCATGGTGCCAGCGACGCAGACCCGAACGATTTCGATAACCTGGCCACCGGATCTGCCGTGATCTCAGATCCCCCCAACGTGTATGGAACGCCGGGGAGCGAAACGATTGCCGGTGGCGGCAACACAGGTCAGATCATCTACGCGGGGGCCAGCAGCGACACGGTCAATGGGACCGGAAAGGCCGACGTTCTCTATGGCGGCTCGGGCAATGACACGATCAAAGGCAATGATGGGGATGACACCATCTACGGCGGCTCGGGCAGCGATACCATCAACGGCAACAACGGCGCCGACACCATAACGGGCGGATTTGGTGCGGATCAGCTCACCGGCAGCAATGGGAACGACCGTTTCGCTTACTTGTTCGTAGCCGACTCCAACGCAAGCCAGTTCGACACCATCACCGACTTTGCATCGGGAGCGGACAAGATCGACTTGACTGCCATGGGCGCGCTTGGGTTCGCCATATTGGCCTTGAGCTCGACCAGCACGGCCGTGCCGGCACATACGATCGCCTGGCTCTATGACAGCGCGGCGAATGAAACGATCGTGTACGTCAATTCAACGGACCAGACCCTGCACGTCGGCGATTCCAGTCTGCTCGAAATCCATTTGCAGGGCATCGCAACCATCGACGCGTCGGACTTCATCACGGCGCCGGCAGCGGCACCTGTGACGGCGGCTGCCGGCGAGCTGCTCGACCCCATCGCAACCTCGCAGGGTGACGCGACCGCCGTGATGACGATCACTTCCGAAGGCTTGTCCGAGTCCGGCAGCGGCGACGGCACGCTTCTCGCTGCGGGAAGTTCGACAATCCAATCGACCGAGGCGACCACCAGCCTCGATTCGAACTGGGACCAGATCGGACAGACCGGATATTCCAGCTTGTCCAGTTCAGACGAAGTGCAAACGCTCGCGACCGAAACGCCCCGCGGCGACGCGGCAACTCCCTCAGCCGGCGGACTGTCTGTGATCGTGCAACACGTGGTCCCGCTCACCGAGGCCAGCTTTGTCTTCACCAACCCGGCCGGGCTCGACGCAGCCTCATTGGCTGGCAAGAATGGCGCGATTGCCGCAAGCGGCCAGGTGCCCGACATCGCCATGCTGAATTTTGCCCATGGCGCTGCCGGACAGCACGCCGGTAGCGGGCTTGCGCTCGGAAGCGACGCTGGGAATGACGGCGTCTCATCACCAAGAGGCGCCGCCCAGGCGGCTCATTCCCACGAAGCGGCAGACACTTCGCTCAACCCCAGCCTTCTGAAGTCATCGACCGGCGGTGCCAACCATTCGCTCTCAAGCGGGGCGGACCAGCACAACCCGTCCGGGGGAGCGTCTGGATCAAAGCCTGCCGATCCGCAGCAGCTCGGCGACTCGTTCCAGTTCCGGGATGACGCGTCGCAGGGCTCGCTGCATAGCGCGATGCTGGATCAGCTCTCGGACTTCGTCGGTCATCACGGGCACGCTGGGGAATTCCATGGATCCGAGCCGGCATTCATGCCTGAAACATCGCCGTCCGATGTCGATCCACCTTTCTCGGCAGGTACCGTTCACGGCCATGTGTCGCACGATCTGATCGTGTGA
- a CDS encoding FecR family protein: MTTGLVLALANFLPSEARAQIDSAKPAVAASSSKPIGKVVVATGSVTIEHAGAVVVQANVSSDPGRANTGDPVYLGDVVQTGADGRVGINFTDGSSFNLSSNARMVLDHYVYEPAGKSNATLFNLARGTFTFVAGGVAKTGDMKVDTPVATLGIRGTTPHVEISDDGSVKISTLIEEGKSKLLKKPPTSAAPEPDRTSNRRLNICRGC; this comes from the coding sequence TTGACGACCGGCCTGGTTTTGGCCCTTGCCAATTTCTTGCCGAGTGAGGCTCGAGCGCAAATCGATTCCGCCAAGCCCGCCGTCGCTGCCTCGTCATCGAAACCGATTGGGAAGGTGGTGGTGGCCACAGGCTCGGTCACGATCGAACATGCGGGCGCCGTGGTCGTTCAGGCGAATGTCTCGAGTGACCCTGGCCGGGCCAACACGGGTGATCCCGTATATCTTGGTGACGTGGTGCAGACGGGGGCCGACGGCCGCGTCGGCATCAATTTTACCGACGGCAGCTCGTTCAATTTATCGAGCAACGCCCGCATGGTGTTGGATCACTATGTGTATGAGCCGGCCGGCAAGTCCAATGCGACCCTATTCAATCTCGCCAGGGGAACGTTCACTTTTGTTGCGGGCGGTGTCGCGAAGACCGGCGACATGAAGGTCGATACTCCCGTCGCCACGCTGGGGATCCGAGGCACGACGCCGCATGTCGAGATTTCGGACGATGGGTCGGTCAAAATTTCGACCCTGATCGAAGAGGGCAAGAGTAAGCTCTTGAAGAAACCGCCGACATCGGCGGCGCCGGAGCCCGATCGAACCAGCAATCGGAGGCTCAACATCTGCCGGGGATGCTGA
- a CDS encoding tetratricopeptide repeat protein, with protein sequence MIARASFIKAVMLILVLVLSSSSGWAQKKGSSLKNVELCNGSDRVSPEARIDGCKAFIDAGEGAVNGFVVAYNNRGNAYSAKADYERAIKDFVEATRLDPNYAKAFNNLGVAYLRTGARDLAIGAFDEALRLNPNYGSAFANRAAAHLQGNAYDRAARDYDEAIRLDPKLEAVRSGRCWTRAVLGDLQAALEDCDIALRSGANNAATYDSRALINLKMGQFSAAMHDYNSALRFAPKLASALYGRGIAKFKLGDTDGSHSDISAARKIDAGIDQAFDRYGVPVKGQVNRDGTVLQVLTRP encoded by the coding sequence ATGATTGCAAGAGCCAGTTTCATCAAGGCCGTGATGCTCATTCTTGTCCTTGTGCTGTCCAGTTCGTCGGGCTGGGCGCAGAAGAAGGGCAGCTCCCTCAAGAATGTTGAACTGTGTAACGGCTCAGACCGCGTGTCACCCGAAGCTCGGATCGATGGCTGCAAGGCGTTTATCGATGCGGGCGAGGGAGCGGTGAACGGCTTCGTTGTCGCCTACAACAACAGGGGGAATGCCTATAGCGCCAAAGCCGACTACGAACGCGCGATCAAGGATTTCGTTGAAGCGACCAGGCTTGATCCGAATTATGCGAAAGCGTTCAACAACCTCGGCGTGGCCTATCTGAGAACGGGGGCGCGCGATCTGGCGATCGGCGCCTTCGACGAGGCGCTCAGGCTCAACCCGAACTACGGCTCCGCTTTTGCCAACCGTGCGGCGGCCCACCTGCAAGGGAACGCGTACGACCGCGCAGCGCGGGACTATGACGAGGCAATTCGCCTTGATCCGAAGCTGGAGGCGGTGCGGAGCGGACGCTGTTGGACCCGAGCCGTCCTTGGCGATTTGCAGGCTGCGCTGGAAGACTGCGATATTGCGCTTCGATCGGGAGCAAACAACGCGGCAACATACGATTCGCGCGCTCTCATAAATCTGAAAATGGGGCAATTCTCCGCGGCGATGCATGACTACAACTCAGCGCTGCGGTTCGCGCCCAAGCTTGCGAGCGCGCTCTACGGCCGAGGGATTGCCAAATTCAAGCTCGGCGACACAGATGGTAGCCATAGCGATATCTCGGCGGCCAGAAAAATCGACGCTGGAATCGACCAAGCCTTTGACCGCTATGGGGTGCCCGTGAAGGGACAGGTCAACCGCGACGGCACCGTTTTGCAGGTGTTAACGAGGCCTTAA
- a CDS encoding tetratricopeptide repeat protein: MARKAAAGFVTRARALASGLLRHVRTAGVLAACLLTGLGAPARAADPIRGEASFSAGGGFARLVIKLGEDVPSEVTTAGSILIIRFDRAVDVPVDRVPEGAPDYVNSARRDPDGGAIRLSLARRVTVNTMNAGERTFVDLLPEGWKGPPPSLPMDVVKELAERARVAERALRAQRAAAETKKRPQIRVRASVQPTFVRFVFEMPDGVGVSSVLNEQKLTLAFNANLNFDLADAVVAAPPNVASIKQKADIDQTNVEIALIGDSDVHSFRDEKNYVVDVSFQPDKGKTAATPEAAIAQMKPVGHGPAPDKPAAEKPKDAHREIAPPTSETIAREAKIEVKPEVKPEAPAAMPPAEAPKPAPAAATEAVHAPEAPKETAKETAKETAKPAPPVSEAAATPAKPAPAEAPKEAVKEAAKAAPVEAPAAPQPTIASVDARRDSDGLRVTFPIQVATPAAAFRRGDTVWLVFDTPKPIDVEAIRARGGAMIGEVGRIPLDKGQAVRIRLTRPLVYSLASEEVGKETNWLLTLADKIQSTPLPLMMSRNITDPALANIAIPFANPGLLHKLTDPDAGDALYVVTAQRPVRGFIKRQDLVDLSLLESAHGIAIRPNSDEVGVEVGADKVILGKKGGLTLSPVDISAERAPTAVRPIFSPEGWRKGQSDNFMARQAELMTAISAVEPALRSLPRLDLAQFYMSRAMYHEAKAVTELMLSDPLNKEESGALIMHAIASILIGRPAQGLKDLANPVIGNSHDSQLWKALAYARQGKWADAREKFKNVEFAIASLPLDIQRIVTMDAMRASLEVKDYAGASKRRSELEVVGVSPEAAPGFAVLRGRLAEALGHDKDALDDYRFAAASADRPAAAEAKQLEVALRQKRDEISKEDALRELETLSMTWRGDAIEVKTLQMLSQMFAENGRYRDALTAARTATRLQPNAEASRQAQDLASDLFTKIFLGPKGDELPPVEALGMFYEFRELTPIGRRGDELIRRLADRLASIDLLDQAAELLQYQVDHRLEGAARAQVAARLSMIYLANRKPDMAITALRASRISDLSGELRQQRLLLEARAQSDVGRHDLALDIVSNVSGREVLRLRSDIFWAARRWRESAEQIELYYGERFRDFKPLNAVEKSDIIRAAVGYALADDSIGLSRFREKYAPLMSESADRLAFDIASKPAAASSAEFAEIAKLAASVDTLDGFLREMKQRFPDATARAPGSPQAKEQVDHTGSLPTIPVVRQIKMTR, from the coding sequence ATGGCGCGAAAGGCTGCCGCTGGATTTGTGACGCGAGCCCGCGCCTTGGCGTCGGGGCTGTTGCGTCATGTCCGAACAGCGGGCGTGCTGGCGGCCTGCCTGCTGACCGGTCTCGGTGCGCCTGCCCGGGCGGCCGATCCGATCAGGGGCGAGGCGAGCTTTTCGGCCGGTGGCGGCTTTGCCCGTCTCGTCATCAAGCTCGGCGAGGACGTTCCCTCCGAGGTGACGACCGCAGGCTCCATCCTCATCATCCGGTTCGACCGGGCGGTCGACGTTCCCGTCGACCGCGTTCCCGAAGGCGCGCCCGATTACGTCAACTCCGCGCGCCGCGATCCTGACGGCGGTGCCATCCGCCTGTCGCTGGCGCGGCGCGTCACCGTCAACACCATGAATGCCGGCGAGCGCACCTTCGTCGACCTGTTGCCCGAGGGCTGGAAGGGACCGCCGCCGAGCCTGCCGATGGACGTGGTCAAGGAGCTCGCCGAGCGCGCCCGCGTGGCCGAGCGCGCGTTGCGTGCCCAGCGCGCCGCGGCGGAGACCAAGAAGCGTCCGCAGATCCGCGTGCGGGCCTCGGTGCAGCCGACCTTCGTGCGCTTCGTGTTCGAGATGCCCGACGGCGTCGGCGTCTCCTCCGTGCTCAACGAGCAGAAGCTCACACTCGCTTTCAACGCCAACCTCAATTTCGATCTGGCGGACGCGGTCGTCGCGGCGCCGCCGAACGTCGCCTCGATCAAGCAGAAGGCCGACATCGATCAGACCAATGTCGAGATCGCGCTGATCGGCGATTCCGACGTGCATTCGTTCCGCGACGAGAAGAACTACGTCGTCGACGTCTCTTTCCAGCCCGACAAGGGCAAGACCGCCGCGACGCCCGAGGCGGCGATCGCGCAGATGAAGCCTGTCGGTCACGGACCGGCCCCCGACAAGCCCGCGGCCGAGAAGCCGAAGGACGCCCATCGCGAGATCGCGCCGCCGACCTCCGAGACGATCGCGCGCGAAGCCAAGATCGAGGTCAAGCCCGAGGTGAAGCCCGAAGCGCCCGCCGCGATGCCGCCCGCTGAAGCGCCGAAACCGGCGCCGGCCGCCGCGACTGAGGCTGTGCACGCTCCGGAAGCGCCCAAGGAAACTGCCAAGGAAACTGCGAAGGAAACTGCGAAGCCCGCGCCGCCGGTTTCCGAAGCGGCGGCCACGCCTGCCAAGCCGGCGCCTGCCGAAGCGCCCAAAGAGGCCGTGAAGGAAGCCGCCAAGGCTGCGCCCGTTGAGGCGCCGGCCGCGCCGCAGCCCACGATCGCCAGCGTCGATGCGCGCCGCGACAGCGACGGCCTGCGCGTGACGTTCCCAATTCAGGTCGCAACACCGGCGGCCGCGTTCCGCCGCGGCGACACGGTGTGGCTGGTGTTCGATACGCCGAAGCCGATCGACGTCGAGGCGATCCGCGCCAGGGGCGGGGCGATGATCGGCGAGGTCGGCCGCATCCCGCTCGACAAGGGGCAGGCGGTGCGGATCCGTCTCACCCGCCCGCTGGTCTACTCGCTGGCGAGCGAGGAGGTCGGCAAGGAGACCAACTGGCTGCTGACGCTCGCCGACAAGATCCAGTCGACGCCGCTGCCGCTGATGATGTCGCGCAACATCACCGACCCCGCGCTCGCCAACATCGCCATCCCCTTCGCCAATCCCGGCCTGCTGCACAAGCTCACCGACCCCGATGCCGGCGACGCGCTCTATGTCGTCACCGCGCAGCGGCCGGTGCGCGGCTTCATCAAGCGGCAGGATCTCGTCGATCTCTCGCTGCTGGAATCCGCGCACGGCATCGCGATCCGGCCGAACTCCGACGAGGTCGGCGTCGAGGTCGGCGCCGACAAGGTGATCCTCGGCAAGAAGGGCGGACTGACGCTGTCGCCGGTCGACATCTCGGCCGAGCGCGCGCCGACCGCGGTGCGCCCGATCTTCAGCCCCGAAGGCTGGCGCAAGGGCCAGTCGGACAACTTCATGGCGCGCCAGGCCGAGCTGATGACGGCGATCTCGGCCGTCGAACCGGCGCTGCGTTCCCTGCCGCGGCTCGATCTCGCGCAGTTCTACATGTCGCGCGCGATGTATCACGAGGCCAAGGCCGTGACCGAGCTGATGCTGAGCGATCCGCTCAACAAGGAGGAGAGCGGCGCGCTGATCATGCATGCGATCGCCAGCATCCTGATCGGCCGGCCGGCGCAGGGCCTGAAGGACCTCGCCAATCCCGTGATCGGCAACAGCCACGATTCCCAGCTCTGGAAGGCGCTCGCCTATGCTCGCCAGGGCAAATGGGCTGACGCGCGCGAAAAATTCAAGAACGTCGAATTCGCCATTGCCTCGCTGCCGCTCGACATCCAGCGCATCGTGACGATGGACGCGATGCGCGCCTCACTCGAGGTGAAGGACTACGCCGGCGCCTCCAAGCGCCGCAGCGAGCTCGAGGTGGTCGGCGTCTCGCCCGAGGCCGCGCCCGGCTTCGCCGTGCTGCGCGGCCGGCTCGCCGAGGCGCTCGGCCACGACAAGGACGCGCTCGACGACTACAGGTTCGCGGCGGCCTCGGCCGATCGGCCGGCTGCGGCCGAGGCCAAGCAGCTCGAGGTTGCGCTGCGGCAGAAGCGCGACGAGATCAGCAAGGAAGACGCGCTGCGCGAGCTCGAGACCCTGTCCATGACCTGGCGCGGCGACGCGATCGAGGTCAAGACGCTGCAGATGCTGTCGCAGATGTTTGCCGAGAACGGGCGCTACCGCGATGCGCTCACCGCGGCGCGCACCGCGACCAGGCTGCAGCCGAACGCCGAAGCCTCGCGCCAGGCGCAGGATCTCGCCTCGGACCTGTTCACCAAGATCTTCCTGGGACCGAAGGGCGACGAGCTGCCGCCGGTCGAGGCGCTCGGGATGTTCTACGAATTCCGCGAGCTGACGCCGATCGGCCGGCGCGGCGACGAGTTGATCCGCCGTCTCGCCGACCGTCTCGCCTCGATCGACCTGCTCGACCAGGCCGCCGAGCTGCTGCAATACCAGGTCGATCACCGCCTCGAAGGCGCCGCGCGCGCCCAGGTCGCCGCGCGCCTGTCCATGATCTATCTCGCCAACCGCAAGCCCGACATGGCGATCACCGCGCTGCGCGCGAGCCGCATCAGCGATCTCTCCGGCGAGCTCAGGCAGCAGCGCCTGCTGCTGGAGGCGCGCGCCCAGAGCGACGTCGGCCGTCACGATCTCGCGCTCGACATCGTCTCCAACGTCTCCGGGCGCGAGGTGCTGCGCCTGCGTTCCGACATCTTCTGGGCGGCACGGCGCTGGCGCGAGTCCGCCGAGCAGATCGAGCTCTATTACGGCGAGCGCTTCCGCGACTTCAAGCCGCTCAACGCGGTGGAGAAGAGCGACATCATCCGCGCCGCCGTCGGCTATGCGCTCGCCGACGACTCGATCGGCCTGTCGCGCTTCCGCGAGAAATACGCGCCGCTGATGAGCGAAAGCGCCGACCGTCTCGCCTTCGACATCGCCAGCAAGCCGGCCGCGGCCTCCAGTGCCGAATTCGCCGAGATCGCCAAGCTGGCTGCCAGCGTCGACACGCTCGACGGCTTCCTGCGCGAGATGAAGCAGCGCTTCCCCGACGCCACCGCCCGCGCCCCTGGCTCACCGCAGGCCAAGGAACAAGTCGACCACACCGGCTCGCTGCCGACGATCCCCGTCGTGCGTCAGATCAAGATGACGCGGTAG
- the fliP gene encoding flagellar type III secretion system pore protein FliP (The bacterial flagellar biogenesis protein FliP forms a type III secretion system (T3SS)-type pore required for flagellar assembly.): MRLPSLPRRVVFLSVLIGAASAAMPAHAQDISINLGGGAGGGGVTERAIQLIALLTVLSIAPSILIMMTSFTRIVVVLSLLRTALGTATAPPNSVIIALAMFLTFFVMGPVLQKSYDDGIRPLVANQIGVEDALQRASVPLRGFMQKNVREKDLKLFLDLSGEAPPATPDDLALRILVPAFMISELKRAFEIGFLLFLPFLIIDLVVASVLMSMGMMMLPPATISLPFKLIFFVLVDGWSLVAGSLVQSYGG; encoded by the coding sequence GTGAGGCTGCCGTCCCTCCCGCGTAGAGTTGTTTTCCTTTCTGTCCTGATCGGCGCGGCATCGGCAGCGATGCCGGCGCATGCGCAGGACATCAGCATCAATCTCGGCGGCGGCGCTGGCGGCGGCGGCGTCACCGAGCGCGCGATCCAGCTGATCGCGCTGCTCACCGTGCTGTCGATCGCGCCGTCGATCCTGATCATGATGACGTCGTTCACGCGCATCGTGGTGGTGCTGTCGCTGCTGCGCACCGCGTTGGGCACGGCGACCGCGCCGCCGAACTCGGTGATCATCGCGCTGGCGATGTTCCTCACCTTCTTCGTGATGGGGCCGGTCCTGCAAAAATCCTACGACGACGGCATCCGCCCGCTGGTCGCCAACCAGATCGGCGTCGAGGACGCGCTGCAGCGCGCCTCCGTTCCCTTGCGCGGCTTCATGCAGAAGAACGTGCGCGAGAAGGACCTCAAGCTGTTCCTGGATCTCTCGGGCGAGGCGCCGCCGGCCACCCCCGACGACCTCGCACTGCGCATCCTCGTCCCCGCCTTCATGATCTCCGAGCTGAAGCGCGCCTTCGAGATCGGCTTCCTGCTGTTCCTGCCCTTCCTGATCATCGACCTCGTCGTTGCCTCGGTGCTGATGTCGATGGGCATGATGATGCTGCCCCCGGCAACGATCTCGCTGCCGTTCAAGCTGATCTTCTTCGTGCTGGTCGACGGCTGGTCGCTGGTGGCGGGGAGCCTGGTGCAGAGTTACGGAGGGTGA